The Raphanus sativus cultivar WK10039 chromosome 6, ASM80110v3, whole genome shotgun sequence sequence TGATcgttaaaacaaattaaacctATCTTTTTCTGGTCATTATTAATCTATGGTttctatgaattttttttttttgagtgaatgttaaattttattcatcaaaaagcCTTATTACAACTAGTGCAAACTGTTATTCTTGAGCAACAATCAACCAAGCTAAACAACACAAAACTAAAGGAAACCAACTCAAACtctacttcaaaaaaaaaacacttcaaGAGTTCTACCCCACCAAGAATCCCTCATTCTCCCCCTAAAGAAGCTATGAGattctcctcattaaaaccatcattagagaaaacccaaaTAGGACAAAACTCTAATGATGGAAAAAGAGTAAGAAATCTCATTGCAAGGGGAGACTAAGACCTTGCTTCAAACCAGAAAATAAGAACACCCTCCATACCCTTTCTTCTATAATTCTCAATCAAACTCAGCTTGTTCCTAATACTCTTCGCCACCAGTTTCTTTAGTATTGTCACAGGCGTGGCTCTCTCTccatgttttattttgtttctttccctCCAAATAGCATAGAGACAAGCTTGAAATGCATATCTGATACAGAAAGACCACTTCCTCCCCTTATCATCTTGACACAGCAACGGCATGATGCTCGACCAGTCGTTAGAGTAGGAACTCCGAAGAAGACCGTAAGAAAGATATTCCCAGAGCTGAGAAGAATAGGAACATCCAAAGAAAAGATGATTTCTAGACTCAGGCGAAGCATTGCAGAGCCCACAAGTTGCATCCACATTATGATCCCAAACAGAAACTCTATCCATAGTCGATAACCTGTTCAGCATAGCAAGCCAGGACATGAATGCAAATTTCGGAGTGGCCATTGGGTTTCTATGAATTTATGTGTCTCATTGATATGAAAATCGAAATATCCGTAGTATATAAGACGGCACATCTTTGACTGTGCTTGTAATTTCCAGCGTAAGAAACATAGAAGTTTGCTAAaacgttccaaaaaaaaatagagatagaGAAAAGACACACCAAGCTAAAAAGTACCAAAGGAACAAAGAAGTTtgctaaaaaagaaaaaggtaaaaaaacagagtaatgaGAAAACATCAAGCTAAACCAGAGATGATACACCAAATCCTAATTGATATGGATATACATAGTGGCTGCTTTGGATTTCATCTTTAGATTCCTCAGGTAGGCTATAAAAGAcctgtacaaaaaaaaagaatggtgTACTCAGCTGATTTGACTATAATATTAATGTTTCTTCCAATGTTTGCTAACAAGTTCGTTTAAAACTCTAGAATACTACCTCTTTAATGAGCTGTGGTGGTGCGGCGTCTGCGTTTGTTTCGGACAAAAGGGTTCATGAACCACTCTGGTCTGTAGGAAACAAGTATGTATCCAAGCACCCATCCAAAAGCAATACCAGGTATGACCCCTATTACAGCTGCTATCCAACTCAAcacctcttcctcttcttctgcttctacTTCCTTTGATTCAGGTGTTTCATGTGGTGTTGGCGCGTGAATATCTCTGCAAACTTCGTCAAGAGAAGGGCCAAAAAGTCCCGGATTGTCCTCAAAAGAAGTGCAGTTCAGCCTTCGAAACTGAGTGCCGCCTGGTACTAGACCTGTAAGCTGGTTGTGAGAGAAGTTCATGTAGGAAAGGAATGAGAGGCTCCCTAGCTCTTGCGGAATTTCTCCTGAAAGCTGGTTTTGGGAAACGTCCAAAGACTCAAGAGCCGTGAGGTTTCCCATAGATGAAGGGATGTGGCCTGTGAAAGCATTGTTCGACAAGTTGAGCACCTTTAACTCTTTCAACAGACCGATGGACCGTGGGATCTCTCCTTCAAATTTGTTTCCTGAAATATCGAGTGCTGTGTAGATATTCAGGATACGTACTAGCTCCATTTCTAAACCTTTATTCATCAACACCACTGAATAATAGTAATAGGAATCTCCCATGTACATGTCGTCAAACCGCTGATCATAAATTGTCCCAAGTGATGACATAGCACTCCACCTCTCGAAGTAGTCTGATGGCAAAGTTCCATTGAAGTGATTATGCGATATGTCGATGATTTGCAACATAGGGAACAAAGTTTGATGTATCGGTCCATGGAACGCATTGGAGCGTATTACAAGAACTTTGAGGTCTGGTAGAGAACTCAACCATAACGGATACGTATCATTGATGATGTTGCTTTCCACGTTCAAAACTTCAAGATTAGAGAAATGGATTAAAGATCTTGGAAGCTTCCCCGTCAGTTGGTTATGTCCGACGTCAAGCATTATTAATCtttgaaatataatatttggAAGATCTCCATGCAGACGATTTTGACGAAGGTTTAGATATAAAAGAGAACCGTTGAGATTTTCCAGACAACGAGGGAACAAACCACTGAAGTTGTTGTTTGATAAATCAAGAATGGTTGCAGACCTAAAATCACACATGAGAGAGGGAATATTTCCAGTAAAATTGTTTGACGCAAGCATGATAATTATTCCCGGTAATTCTAGCCCATGTTTCGTGGAGTTCTCGAAGCCGGTGAAAGAGTTGTTGGAAAGATTCAGGTATGGTAGTGTCCAAAGCCAGCTAGGCACGTGGCCtttgattttattgttggaAATGTCTAGGTTCGACATACTTTGGTTTCCAATTGCAAACTCCGGAAACTCGGTGATACCGCAGCCTGACAAGTACAAGTCAGACAACAAAGGGGTATCTGAAACTGGACTCTTTTTTGTGGCTGAAACAAGGTTGCCTGAGAGATCCAACTGACGGAGACTCTTAAAATACGACAAGAAATTATTCAAGTCAATGGTAGTCGTCGTGTTCAAATCGGATAGGTCAAGTGCTTTGAGCGACTTGAGATGTGAGAAGAGACTAAAGTCAACTGGACCTTGTGTATTGTAGGGGGAAAGGCGAAGTCGGACAAGGTTGGTAAATTTGGATATCATGGCCGGGATTGGCCCTCTCAATTTGTTATTGTTAAGGTCTAACATTCGTAGCATAGGTGGTGAAGATATATTCCCAAGCTCAAGAATACCGTTGAGTTGGTTATCAGACAAATCAACACTATCCATAGAAGGAATggtgaagagagaagaaggcAGGGTTCCACTGAAAGCGTTGTTTCTTGCATCAAAAATCCTCATTTTGGATAGTGAACTGATGTTAGGAGGAATTGTTCCTGTAAACTGATTCTGGTAGAGTGCAAAATATGACAACTTTGTCAGATTCAATAGTGTAATGGGTAAGCTTCCATTGAGCTTATTGTAATTAACATCTAAGCTGGTCAGCTGGTTTAGGTTGCCAAAAGAAGATGGGATTTCACCAACAATATCATTCTTAGAAAGGTCAAGATAAGTGAGGTTATAAAGGTTTCCAATGGAAGATGGAATCTGACCCGAAATTTGAGTATCAGAAAGGTCAAGATAAGTGAGATGAGAAAGGTTTCCAATCGAAGAGGGAATCTTACCCGAAATTTGAGGAGTAGAAAGGTCAAGATAAGTGAGATGAGAAAGGTTTCCAATCGAAAATGGAATCTGACCCGAAATATCACTAAAAGAAAGGTCAAGATACATGAGACGGGAAAGATTTCCAATCGAAGAGGGAATCTGACCTGAAAATTGATTAGAAGAAAGGTCAAGATAGGTGAGACGAGAAAGATTTCCAATGGAAGATGGAATCCGACCGGAAAATTGATTAGAAGAAAGGTCAAAATACATGAGATGAGAAAGATTTCCAATGGAAGATGGAATCTGACCAGAAAAGATATTACTTGAAAGATCGAGAAAGGTGAGATAAGAAAGGTCTACTATCGAAGAAGGATTGAAATGGCTGAAACGATTTTGTGAAAGGTCGAGAGAGGTGATATGGTTTGAAGACAAGATTTGACCACTGAAATCATTACGTGAAAGGTTTAGAGTGGTTAGAGAATGAAGGTTTTGAAGACTGCTATTGGAATGAAACTTGCCACGTAGGTAGCTGCAACTAAGGTCTAGCTCAATCACTTCACCTGATTTGGCACTGCACGTGATACCCTCCCAAGTACAACAATCGCTGTTATTCGCCCATGACTCTGTCTTCCGATGAGACTTAATACCATTGCTAATACAATAATCATAAGCATAGGGAGAGTTTTGAACCTCGAACTCGGTCTTGAATTGGAGAAGTGCATCCCTTTGGTCCAGACGACACAAGTGCGAAGTTGGAACCGCAGACACGTCCTCATAATTGTGAACGAATAAGAAAAGTATAGAAAGAGTAAGAAAAATGGTACTGGTTAAGTTCCAAAAGACTTTCATTcttctttataatttttcttgAATATCAAAAATGAAAGAGCATAAAGGACAAGGAAATTGGTGATGGGTAACATGCTTCCATGCCCATCtctttatatacaaaataatagtcTCTGTATTTATTATTTCACAAAGAAAAATCCAATATTCATCACATCCAAAGCAAAATCTTTATGTCGGATGGTCAAATTTCCACACATTTTGGTCAATTAAACCTATGAAGCACGGCTACGGCAATCAATAGCTGTCTCACGTACCGGAGACGTTTGCGAGACTAGTAAAAGCACGGGACGACTCAGAAACGTCCCTCCCACGTTTAGGAGCATTGAAGGGACAGGAAGAATCTTTGGGGACGGAGTGAATAGATATGGAGACGTTTCAGAGACTCCTGAGtgtaaaaatattcttatactTTTAAAGATGCATCAACTCCGTATCATGTCACTACTCTCCAAACATATCAAACGAGATCACACACAAGTATACAAAGGAGTGAAGGACAGAAACAGCTTCAAGAAAACAACAAACTCAACTGAAACATAGCAAGTCAATTGTTAATATTAGAGTCAAGACACGGGAGCAAAGCCTATGTTTTGTGGTATGTTTCACTGTCCATGGTTTTCCATCTTCATTCAATAGAGTGATCCCACATTTACGATTCATCAAACCGTTAGACCTTGAAAAGTCTGTTGGAAGAAACTGCAACGTATACAAAGAATAgtttatattcaaaaaaaaattatactatttcTGGTTTATCAAATGCAGAGCCGCAGAGGAGCAAACTTTCACCAGCATGTCTCTGCTTAGATTCTTGGCGGTGACACGAGTTACAGAACAGGATTTTATCTGATAGAGATCCTGCTTCTTGATACTTATCCGAGTCTGATTCCTTTCCCACTTTACTTAGCTGTGAAAAAAATGTGTCCAAAATAGTATCCCTCTTGAATCTAGCCTCCCTGAAGATTCACAGAGGTGAGGTCAAATCTTGAAGATAGCCCAAGTTTCGTTGAGTTTTCGAAGCCGGTGAAAGTGTTGTTGGAAAGATTCAGGTAAATCAGCTTTGGTAGCCTCCATAACCAGCCAGGCACTTGTCCtttgattttattgttggaAATGTCTAGAAACGACATATATTGCGATCTTGCAAACTCCGGAAACTCGGTGATACCGCAGCCTGACAAGTGCAACTGATACAATAAAGGGGGAACGGGAACTGGACTCTTGTTTGTGATTGAAACAAGGTTGCCTGAGAGATCCAACAACCCGAGCCTCTTAAAATACGACAAGAAATCATTCAAGTCAATGGTAGTGGTCGTGTTCAAATAGGATATGTCAAGATATGCGAGCGACTTGAGATGTGAGAAGATACTAAAGTCAACTGGACCTTGTGTCTTGTAATCGGAAAGTTCAAGTTCGACGAGGTTGGTAAACTTTGATATCGTGCCTGGGATTGGCCCTCTCAATTTGTTATTGCCAACATATAACCTTCGTAGCTTAGGTGGTGAAGATATATTCCCAAACTCAAGAATACCGTTGAGTTGGTTATCAGACAAATCAACAGTATCCATAGAAGGAAGGGTGAAGAGGGAAGAAGGCAGGGTTCCAGTGAAAGCATTGTTACTTGCGGAAAAAAACGACAATTTGGATAGTGAAGTGATGTTATGAGGAATTGTTCCTGTGAACTGATTGTAAAAGAGTCTTAAATATGACAACCCTGTCAAATTCAGTAGTGCAATCGGAAAGCTTCCATTGAGCCTATTTAGACCAACATCTAATCTGGTCAACTGGTTTAGATTTCCAAAAGAAGATGGGATTTCTCCAACAATATCGTTCCCAGAAAGGTCAAGATAATCGAGGTTATATAGATTTCCAATAGAAGATGGAATCTTACCCGTAATTTGATTCAAATTAAGATCAAGGTAAGTGAGATGAGAAAGATTTCCAATT is a genomic window containing:
- the LOC108808960 gene encoding receptor-like protein 53 — encoded protein: MKGFWNLTSTISLTLSILFLFGYDYEDVSAVPTRHLCRPEQRDALLQFKNEFQVLNSSVDSYCDYLNLIKKPHGKTESWMNNSDCCTWEGITCDAKSGEVIELDLSCSNLLGKLHSNSSLRKLHSLTTLNLSANGFSGEIMSSIRNLSHITSLNLSRNSFSEFNPSSIVDLSYLTSLDLSFNSFSGQIPSSIGNLSHLTYLDLNLNQITGKIPSSIGNLYNLDYLDLSGNDIVGEIPSSFGNLNQLTRLDVGLNRLNGSFPIALLNLTGLSYLRLFYNQFTGTIPHNITSLSKLSFFSASNNAFTGTLPSSLFTLPSMDTVDLSDNQLNGILEFGNISSPPKLRRLYVGNNKLRGPIPGTISKFTNLVELELSDYKTQGPVDFSIFSHLKSLAYLDISYLNTTTTIDLNDFLSYFKRLGLLDLSGNLVSITNKSPVPVPPLLYQLHLSGCGITEFPEFARSQYMSFLDISNNKIKGQVPGWLWRLPKLIYLNLSNNTFTGFENSTKLGLSSRFDLTSVNLQGG
- the LOC108808957 gene encoding receptor-like protein 53; protein product: MKVFWNLTSTIFLTLSILFLFVHNYEDVSAVPTSHLCRLDQRDALLQFKTEFEVQNSPYAYDYCISNGIKSHRKTESWANNSDCCTWEGITCSAKSGEVIELDLSCSYLRGKFHSNSSLQNLHSLTTLNLSRNDFSGQILSSNHITSLDLSQNRFSHFNPSSIVDLSYLTFLDLSSNIFSGQIPSSIGNLSHLMYFDLSSNQFSGRIPSSIGNLSRLTYLDLSSNQFSGQIPSSIGNLSRLMYLDLSFSDISGQIPFSIGNLSHLTYLDLSTPQISGKIPSSIGNLSHLTYLDLSDTQISGQIPSSIGNLYNLTYLDLSKNDIVGEIPSSFGNLNQLTSLDVNYNKLNGSLPITLLNLTKLSYFALYQNQFTGTIPPNISSLSKMRIFDARNNAFSGTLPSSLFTIPSMDSVDLSDNQLNGILELGNISSPPMLRMLDLNNNKLRGPIPAMISKFTNLVRLRLSPYNTQGPVDFSLFSHLKSLKALDLSDLNTTTTIDLNNFLSYFKSLRQLDLSGNLVSATKKSPVSDTPLLSDLYLSGCGITEFPEFAIGNQSMSNLDISNNKIKGHVPSWLWTLPYLNLSNNSFTGFENSTKHGLELPGIIIMLASNNFTGNIPSLMCDFRSATILDLSNNNFSGLFPRCLENLNGSLLYLNLRQNRLHGDLPNIIFQRLIMLDVGHNQLTGKLPRSLIHFSNLEVLNVESNIINDTYPLWLSSLPDLKVLVIRSNAFHGPIHQTLFPMLQIIDISHNHFNGTLPSDYFERWSAMSSLGTIYDQRFDDMYMGDSYYYYSVVLMNKGLEMELVRILNIYTALDISGNKFEGEIPRSIGLLKELKVLNLSNNAFTGHIPSSMGNLTALESLDVSQNQLSGEIPQELGSLSFLSYMNFSHNQLTGLVPGGTQFRRLNCTSFEDNPGLFGPSLDEVCRDIHAPTPHETPESKEVEAEEEEEVLSWIAAVIGVIPGIAFGWVLGYILVSYRPEWFMNPFVRNKRRRRTTTAH